The genomic DNA ATTTTGTTCTATCATATCTGCGAATAAGCCATAAACGTAACTTTCTGGGTTGAATGGTTGTAAGTCATCAAGTTTTTCACCTAAGCCTACATATTTAACTGGAATATGAAGCTCATTTCTAATTGCAAGTACAATACCACCTTTGGCAGTACCATCTAATTTAGTTAAGACAATACCAGATACATTTGTCACTTCTTTAAATGAACGTGCTTGTGATAATGCATTTTGACCTGTTGTAGCATCTAAGCATAATAATGCTTCATGAGGTGCGTCTGGTACAGCACGACTAATAACACGTTTCATTTTATCCAATTCTTGCATGAGATTAGATTTATTTTGTAAACGACCTGCTGTATCACAGATTAAAATGTCAACGCCTTTATTTTTAGCAGCATTAATCGCATCATAAACGACTGCAGCAGGGTCTGAACCTTCACTTTGACGAATCACTTCAACGCCTACTCGGTCACCCCAAACTTGTAGTTGGTCAATTGCACCTGCTCTGAATGTATCTCCAGCTGCAAGCATGACTTTTTTGCCTTCCATTTTATATCTATGCGCTAGTTTACCGATTGTCGTTGTTTTACCAACACCGTTGACACCAACCATTAAAATGACATTCAATCGTCCGTCTTCAAGATTCATTGCTTCTGATTGATCATCTTCTTGATGATAGATTTCTACAATCTTTTCAACAATAACTTCACGTAAATCTTCAGTTTCTTTAATATTACGACGTTGTGCTTCTGTACGTAATTCTTCCGTTAATTGCATAACTGTATTAAAACCAACATCAGCAGTAATAAACATTTCTTCAAGTGCCTCGAAGAAATCTTCATCTACTGTTCTATAGCGTGCAATTAAATTATTAAGTTGTTCTTGGAAGTTTTGACGTGATTTTTCCAATCCTGCTTTGAATTTGGCGCCCATTTTTTGAGCTTCAATTTCTTCAAAGTCTTCTATCGAAATTAATCCATCATCATCGAAATCTGCTTCGCTTAATTTACGTGGTTTCTTTTTAGGAGCTGGTTCGCTCGAACTTTCATCTTGAGAAGAATCACTACTTTGAGTACTTTCATCTTCAGATAATTCCTGTTCAATATCGTCCGTTGATTTAGTCGAAAACTTATCCTTTAATCTTTTAAAGAAACTCATGCTTGCTCCTCCTTCATTACCTCATCTATTGTATTTAAATTTACACTTACTAATTTAGAAACGCCTGACTCTTGCATTGTGACACCATATAATCGATCTGAATATTCCATTGTACCTTTTCGGTGTGTAATAACGATAAATTGCGTCTGAATGGATAATTCTTTTAAAAATTGGGCATAGCGAATGACATTAGCTTCATCGAGTGCCGCTTCTACTTCATCTAGTATAACAAATGGCGCAGAACGTACTTTTAAAATCGCAAATAATAATGCAATTGCGCTTAAAGCACGTTCACCACCACTTAAAAGAGATAAGTGTTGTAGCTTCTTACCTGGTGGTTGAACAATTATATCTACACCTGCCGATAAGTAGTCATCATCTGTTAGTTCTAATTTAGCATGTCCGCCACCAAATAACGACTGAAATACTGTAGTAAAATGCGCTTGCACTTGCAAGAATGTATCTTTGAAGCGTCCTTTTACTTCTTGATCCATTTCATTAATAATTTGTTCAAGCGTCTGTTTGGCTTCTCTTAAATCCGTGCGTTGCTCATTTAAGAATGTATATCTTTCATTAATTTCTTCAAATTGTTCAATTGCATTTATATTAACTGGACCCAATTCTTCAATCGACATTTTAGTGAGTTTAACTTTTTTTCTTAAAGCATCAATGGGTGTTTCTGATTGATATTCGTTTCTAGCACGTTCAACTGTTAATTGATATTCATCATTTAAATGGTCTATAGCATGATTGATTAGTACATCCAGTTTTGATTGTTGTGCTTTAATATCTTGATAGAAACTTTCAATAGACAGTAAATCTTGATGACATTCTTGAAGTTGCGCCTCGTGAATTTCAACATCCTCATTTACATCTACACGTTGTTTTTTTAATTCTTTTAATTGATTAGTAATCGATTCACGTAATTGTTCTTTCTCTTTAATATTATCTTTTAACTTATCAAAAGCTTGTTGACCCATCATGTCATCAGAATTGAAAAGTTCTATTTTTTCTTCAACATTTTGCAATTGTTGTTGGGTATTTGAAATTTGTTTATCTATTCGTTCTAATGAATCATTTTGAGCATTAATACGTTCCTTGACTACTGCTAAATCAGAACGTTTTTGGTTTAATTGTTGTTGTATTTGTGTCGTATTTTCTTTGCCTTCCTTAGATAACTTCGTAAATCTTTCGATATCAGCTTCTAATTGTTGTAATTCTTCTTTGATTGAAGCTAAACGTGCTTGCTTTTCAGATAGAGTAATACGACTATTCTCACTTTGATAACCATCGTTCTTTTCAAACTCGAACTCTTCATGTTCATCTTTAATGTGTGCTTCTTGCGTTTTTAGACGATCTAATTCAAGTGCTTCATTATGAGATTGTTCTTTTACTTCATTATATTGTTGACTTAATTTGAAATATGAATCACTAAACGTTTCTACTTTATTTTTTTGTTCTTGTAATTGTTGTTCAAAGTCTTTTGTTTGTGATTCATAATTTTTTAGCTGTTTGCGCATCGTTGTCAATTCATCTTTTTGTGAAAGGATACTTTTCGTTTTTCGTGCGCCACCACCAGTCATAGAGCCACCAGGATTCACAATATCGCCTTCTAATGTAACGATTCGTGTTTTATATTTAATAGCTCTTGCTAACTCATTAGCATTTTTTAAATGATCAACAATGATTGTGGTACCAAGTAAATTTTCTACAATCGATTGATATTGCGCTTTTACTTTAACCGCATCTGATGCAATATTAATAAACCCGCTACTATTTTGTGCTATTTGTTTAACATCATGTGTTAAATGTCTTGATTGTATAACATTTAATGGTAAGAAAGTGGCACGTCCCAAGCCTTTTTGCTTTAAAAATTGAATCGCTTGACGACCATCTTTTTCAGTATCTACTATGATATGTTGTAATGATGCACCTAGCGCGGTTTCAATAGCCTGAGTGAGTTCTGAAGGTACATCAATGATTTCAGCAACAGCTCCATGAATACCTTGCAACGATTGATTTTTAGCCTTCAAAACATGTTTAACACCATTAAAGAAATACGTATAATCTTCTTCTTGTGTTTCTAAGCTTTCAATTCTAGCTCTCATTTTATCGGTATAACGATATGCTTGATATAACTTATCTTCAAATTCTGATTGCACACGTTTTGCCTCTGACAGTTGTTGTTCTGTTTTTTTAATTTCACTTTCAACATGAGCCAGTTGTTTCATCGTATCTTTATATTTTTTATCAGTGTTAACTATGTCTGTTTGGATTGCTTTAAGTTGATTAAACGCTTCTACTAAACGCGAATCTAAACGTGTCTTTTTCGCTTCATTTTCTTTAATTGTATGCTCTAAGAAACGTATATCGTTATTTACATCAGATTGTTCTGACATTAACTCATAATAATTATTTTTAATTGATTCTAATTTTTCATCATGTTGTTCATCAGAAACATAAAGTTGTGATTCATAGTGATGAACGTCATTATTAATTTGCTTACGCTTTTCTTTCAGTGAGGTCAATTGGTTAACGATTGCTTCTTTTTCCTTTTGTGCATTTGTTAATGCTTCAGACAAATTTTCTAATTCCTCTTCAAATCGTGCATTCGTTTCGGATTGATTACGTTTTCTTTCTTCTAACACATTTAACTGACCCGTATATTTTTCATACGCTTCAGTCGCTTTAATTAAGTCATAATTCAAACGTTCCACGTCTGAGTCTATGTGTTGTCGTTTTGATTTTTGCTTTTGCAAGTATTGACCTAATTGGGCTTGTTTCGCTTCTTTTTCAGCTTGCTGACTTTTTAATTCATTTAATCTATGGTCTAATTCACGATTATCTTCTGAATATTGGTCAATATCATGAACCGTTACAATGACATCACTATGTTTCATTTCTTTAGATAATTGTAAATACTCTTTAGCAATAGAGGCTTCAGCTTTAAGTGGTTCCACACGTCCCTCTAAATCATAAAGTATATCTTCTACACGCGATAAATTATCTTCTGTACTGTCTAATTTTTGAAGCGATTCTGCCTTACGCTTTTTATATTTTAGTACCCCTGCTGATTCTTCTAATATTTGACGTCTATCAATAGGTTTTGCATTTAGTATTTCATCTACTCTACCTTGAGAAATAATACTAAATGCTTCTTTTCCTAATCCAGAATCTAAAAACAATTCTGTAATATCTCGTAAACGTGCCTTATCATTATTTAAATAATATTCACTTTCACCGCTTCGATATAAACGACGAGTAACTACAATATCATCAGCATCAACTTGTAATTGTCTAGCTTTGTTATCTAATTTCAATTGTACTTCGGCATAATTTTGAGCATTACGATGTTCTGCACCTGAGAAAATAATATCTTCCATTTTTGAGCCACGTAATGATTTTGCGGATTGCTCACCTAATACCCATTTAATGGCATCAGTTATATTACTTTTTCCGCTACCATTTGGTCCGACGATTGCAGTCACACCTTTATCAAATTGGACATTTGTGTGATCCGCAAAAGATTTGAAACCTATGGCATCGATTGATTTTAAATACACCATACTATTCTCCTTGTTAACCATTCATACTCATTCTTGTTGAGAAGAGGACAATATTTAATACTTTTAACAGATGGATGACATATATCATTAATTATTAGTTTTTTTTAATTTAGTATATGCACTTTCTGCTGCTTTTTGTTCTGATTCTTTTTTTGTCTTGCCTTGGCCAGTTGCGATAGCTTCTTGTTCTAAAATAACTTCAGAAGTAAATAATCGGTGATGAGCCGGACCTTCTTCTTTAATTAAACGATAAGTGACATCACCACGATTTTGGCTATGCACATACTCTTGAAATTGCGTTTTGAAATCCACAACACCAATTAATTCATTATCTTCTACATAAGGGAAAATCACTTTCTCAGCAAATTGCCAAACGACATCCAAACCTTGATCTAAATACAAAGCGCCTACAAATGCTTCGAAAGCATCTGACACTAACGACGGACGTGTTCTGCCACCGGTTTTTTCTTCACCTTTACCTAATAGAATTAATTGGTTTAGCTCAATTTTATTTGCAAATATTACAAGTGAGGGCTCACATACGATAGTTGCACGCATCTTAGTTAAATTACCTTCTGGTAAATTTGGATGTTTATCAAAAAGGTAGCGTGATACCGTCAATTCTAATACCGCATCTCCTAAAAATTCGAGACGTTCATTATGAGCTAAACGATCCATATTAAAATCATTAATAAAACTCGAATGTGAGAATGCTTGTTGATATAAATCAGTATTGTTATATGTAAAACCAAGTTCATTCATTTTATTCGAAAATTGCTGTTGAAAGTCGTTTACCATCTCTATTTTCTTTGGGTTTGTCACTTTAGAACCTCCAATATGTTTATTCTCGATTGATTCTTATGAAAAAAATCTGAGCCATCTTGTAGACGACTCAGATGTAAGTTTTTTATTTTTCAAGACTATTGATATACTTAACAGCATCACCAACAGTGTTGATTTTTTCTGCTTCTTCATCAGGAATTTCAGTACCAAATTCATCTTCTAATTCCATTACTAATTCAGCGATATCAAGTGAGTCAGCGCCTAAATCATCTTTGAAAGATGCATCTTCAGTTACTTTATCAGCGTCTACACCTAAACGGTCAACGATGATATCTTTTACTTTATCGAAGTTTTCCACGTCGATTCACCTCCTTTAAAAGTGTCTATCCATAGACTACTATATTTTCCCATTTTAAAGGGTAAAAAACAAGTGTTTATTAAGCATACTTTATAATAATTATTAGTATAAAAATACTTCCTTATCATGTGGTTTAGATAATATTAGTTCATAATTAAATTAAGTTATGAACAATAAAATTACATGTACATACCACCGTTAACATGAATTGTTTGTCCAGTGATATATTTCGCACGTTCAGAAGCTAAGAAAGCAACTGTATAGGCAATATCTTTATCTTCACCAAATCGTGATAATGGAATTTGTTCTAACATTTGTGCTTTTAAATCATCATTTAAAGCATCTGTCATATCAGACACAATAAAACCAGGTGCTACAGCATTTACTGTAATGCCACGTGACGCTAATTCACGTGCGCTTGATTTAGTTAAGCCTTCAATACCTGCTTTTGTTGCTACATAATTTGCTTGTCCAGGATTACCCATAGCACCAACAATACTAGATAGGTTAATAATCGAACCACTACGTTGACGTAACATTTGAGGTGTTACTTTTTGAATGCAGTTAAATGTTCCTTTTAAGTTTGTATTAATAACATCGTCCCACTCTTGTTCTTTCATTCGCATTAATAAATTATCACGTGTTATGCCAGCATTATTAACAAGTACATCTATAGAACCGAATTGATTAACTACTTTTTTAATCATTGCTTTTACTTCATCGCCTTCAGCTACATTGGCTTGAATAGCAAAGCTTTCTACACCTTTGTCTTTAATTTCAGCTACAACCGCTTCCGCCTTCTCTTTATTTCCTGCGTAGTTTACCGCTACATTAAAACCATCTTCAGCTAATTGTAATGCGATACTGCGACCAATACCTCTTGAGGCACCAGTAACTAATGCGTTCTTATTAGACATTTTCATTCCAACCTTTCACATCTTCGAGAGTTTGAATTGATGTAAGTTTTACATCACGATTAATTTTCTTAATTAGACCAGATAGCACTTTGCCTGGACCTATTTCGATAAAGTGATCTACACCTTGATCAATCAACCATTCTGTTGACTGAATAAATTGAACTGGTGAGTACAATTGTTTAACCATATTTTGTTTGATGATGTCAGCATCTGTTTCTCCTTGTGCATGTACATTTTGTACAATTGGGAACTGTGCATCATGCCATTCAAATTGATCGATATAGGATTCAAAATCCTTTTCGATAACTTGCATCATAGATGAATGGAATGGACCTGATACCGCTAAAGGTAACACACGTTTAGCACCTAAAGATTTACCTTCCTCTACTAATTTGTCAATTAATGACTTATGTCCAGATACTACAATTTGTCCAGGACAGTTAATATTCGCAGGTTCAATTAATTCTTCTGATGTTGATAAATCTTTACAAATTTTATCCACTTCTTCGTAGCTTAAACCTAATACAGCTGCCATACTACCAACACCATTAGGAAAAGCTTGAGCCATTAATTGACCACGTTTACGCACAATCTTCACTGCGTCTTCAAACTTTAATACACCAGCAGCTACTAAACTTGAATATTCACCTAGGCTATGCCCCATTGTAAAATCAGCATTTACACCTTCTAATGCATTCAATAAGGCAATACTATGTGTTAATAATGCAGGTTGTGTATTTTCAGTTTCTCCTAATTTACTCTCACTGTCAGTAAACATTGTTTCTAATAAATCGAAATCAACTGCGTGTTGTGCATTGTTTAAAATATCCGTAGCATTAGACTCTTCATTGTATAAATCTTTAGCCATTCCTACTTTTTGGGCACCTTGCCCTGGAAAAACAATTGCAATCTTACTCATTATCGTCACCCACCGTTTCTCTCATTATATCGACAATTTTAGCATCGCCTGCAATTTTAGCTTGTCGAATCGCAGAATAAAATGCACGTGCATTAGAGCCACCATGCGCTTTTACAACTGTTCCATCTAAGCCTAGTAAGACTGAACCACCATATTCTGCATAATCTAATTTTTTAGAAAAAGTATTTAAATCTTTCTTTAATACTGCAGCAGCTAATTTATTTTTCAAGCTAGCAAACAGCGTTTCTTTTAACATTTTTCCTATAGATTTTGCCGTACCTTCAATATTTTTTAGTACCATATTACCGGTATAACCATCAGTTACGACAACATCGGTATTGCCCTCCATCAATGTCTTAGCTTCTATATTACCGTCAAAATTGAAACTACCATCTTCTTTAAGTAATTGATACGATTTTTTTGTCAAAGTATTACCTTTGGCTGGTTCCGTACCAATATTTAATAATGAAACTTTCGGATTACTTATGCCTCTAATTTTTTGTGCATAAATATTACCTAGTTGAGCATATTGAAGTAAATGTTCTGGTTTAGCATCTGCATTGGCACCTACATCTAAAAAGACAAATCCTTTGCCATTTATAGTAGGTAATGTGACGACTAGTGCTGGTCGAGCGACACCTTTAATACGCCCAACAATAAATAATCCCGCAGACATTAATGCGCCAGTATTACCTGCAGAAATACAACCGTCAGCTTCACCGTTTTTCACTGCTTCAGCCATGCGTACCATTGAACTATCTTTTTTACGTTTAATGGCTCTTACTGGTTCATCTTCCATTTCAATCTTTTCAGTGCAATGTCTAAATTCTATACGCTCATGATTTAAAGTATATTGCGCTTTATCTCCGAATAAAATAATCTCTAAATCTTTAAAATCATTAACCGCTTTTTCAACCGCTTCTAAAACAATGCCAGGTGCATCATCGCCACCCATCATATCTATAGCAATTTTAACCATTTTTTACATCCTCACTTATATAAAACATTTTAAATGTTCCTTTGAACACGATAGTATCTTTAACAAATGACTTTACTTCTATTAAATAGTGTTGTGATGTTTTTTCTACAACATGTGCTTCTGCTCTAACAGTATCATGTAACTTCACTTTTTTTATAAATTTAATGTTACTCTCCTGTGTTAGTACAGTAGGATTATCGATTACAGCTACGCAAAGTGAATTCGCTTGTGCAAATAATATGTGACCTCGAGCAATTTGTGATTTCATAAAAACTGAATCCTCTGCTATTTCAATCATAGACTGCGCAGAGACATCGGGTTCTACTTGAATTAAATCTCCGACTACTTCATTCGCTTCTAGAGCTCGAATTTGGTCATAATTCTGTTCAGCTACTAATTTAACACGCTTACGTAATTCAGGAATATTAAGATTAGTCCGATCCAAACGTATCGTCTGTATACTTACTTCAAATTGCTCACACAATTCACTATCTGTAATAAAGGGGTTTAATTCAATCGCCTTCTGTATTGCTTGACGACGCTCAACTTTTTTTAATTTCATGTGTTGTTCTCCCTCTTAAACGTGAATTTAGTACCAAGTCTTAAACATTCCTCACATATCATAACACTTTCTATTTAAGAAGCTCAACAAATATTATATTTCATTGATTTTATTTTTTGAAAAGGCGGAACCTTACTACTTAGTCAAAGCTCATATGTAGTAAATTCTGATCGATAAACTCACGTAAATGAACATAAGTATCTGTAAAGAACTCACCTGATTGAATTAATTCAGCTGCTTCATCTCTAGCCACTTCAAGCATGCGATAATCTTCAACAATATTAGCAACCATAAAGTCCGGTAATCCACTTTGTTTCACACCAAAGAAATCTCCAGGACCACGCATTTCTAAATCACGTTCACTTAATTCAAAACCATCTGTCGTTTGAGTCATAATTGTCATACGTTCAATGCCTGTTTCTGTCTTAGGTGATGCAATTAATACACAATAACTTTGATGTTCACTTCGGCCGACACGACCTCGTAATTGATGCAATGTTGATAATCCAAAGCGATCTGCATCATAAATCATCATAAATGTCGCATTAGGTACATTGACCCCTACCTCAACAACTGTGGTTGAAACGAGAATATCAATTTCATGTTGACTAAAACGTGTCATGACATCGTCTTTTTCTTCAGCAGGCATTTTGCCATGTAGCAATCCAACTCGTCCTGTACCATAATATTCCTGGAGTGATTCATATAAAGCTACGACATTTTGTACATCTTCTAGATGCTCAGAACTTTCAATAAGTGGGCAAATCACATAGGCTTGACGACCTTTTTTCAACTCAGCTGTCATTTGTGCAAGCACTTGGTCATATTGCTCATGTTTAGCCCAATTTGTAATAATCGGTTTACGCCCTTTAGGAAGCTGTTTAATTGAAGAAACATCCATCTCTCCAAATACTGAAATAGCTAATGTTCTAGGGATGGGTGTGGCTGTCATAAATAGAACATTCGTCATCGCACCTTTTTCCCTTAAAAGTTGACGTTGATTCACACCGAATCGATGTTGTTCATCCGTAATAACTAGCCCCACATTTTGAAATGTGACATCATCTTGTATCAATGCATGCGTACCAATTAAGCAATCTATTGTGCCATTCTCAAGTTGTTCTAATAAGACACGTCGTTTCTTACCTTTTACTGAACCGGTAAGAAGTGCCACATTCATATGATCTCCAAACAATTCCGTCAAACTATTAGCATGTTGTTCGGCTAAAATTTCTGTCGGGACCATAAGTGCAGATTGATATCCTGCTGTTTTAAGTGCATACATACAAATTGCTGCAACTACCGTTTTCCCTGAACCTACATCTCCCTGTAATAATCGATGCATTCTTATCGGCGCTTTCAAATCACGAAAGATTTCATTTACACTCGTTTTTTGAGCATCGGTTAATTCAAAGGGTAATGTTGCGATAAAATCTTTAACTTTATGAATATCATAATCAATCTCGATGGCTTCATCAGATGTCTTTTCCAAACGATTTAGCCATTGCATACGCAGTTCGAACATAAATAGTTCAGTAAAAGCATATGTACGACGCGCTCTCAATAAATCTTCACGATGTTTAGGTTGATGCAAGGTCATAATAGTATGTTCTAATGTTTCTAATTTATATTTTTGGCGTAACTCATCAGTTAACCATTCATGAATAGTCACGTCTTGAAGTGTTTGATGAATCATATCACGCATTTGTTTTTGTTTAATGCCTTCTTTGATACGATAAACAGGCTCTAACTTCTCTTCAGAAGGATCTTGATTTTGGTTGTCGAAGAACATCCGATTACCATTTATTTCTTGTTTAGCTCGATTCCACTTGCCTTTAACTGTTACAGTGCCATGTAATTCAATTTTCTTTTTTAAATAAGGTTGATTGAAAAAGACACATTTAACAGCAATATTATCTACCATCAAATGAACTGTTAATTTTGATTTGTTTCTCCCGAAAAAAGCTACTGTAGGTACTGAATAAACTTGACCTACTACTGTAACAGTAGATTGATCATCAGCAGCATTTAAATCAACGACCGTATTATCTTCATAACGCGTTGGTAAATATAAAATTAAGTCCTCTACGGAATTGATATTCAGTTCTTCTAATAATGCAATACGTTTTGGCCCCAGTCCTTTGATACTTTGAAGCGGATATGGACTTTCAATTAAATTGACCTTAGACATAGCTTCCTCACCTAATATTTATAATCTTATTATTCATTTTATCATGATTAGGCTAATTTATTGATTCTGAAACCTTTTATAATCTTTCAGTTGTGTGTCTATATTTTTCTAGTGCATTGACATAACATGTTCAAAGCCTGCGACAATGACATATCGCAGGCTTTAAGTATGACAATTATTGAATTATCTTTCACATGCCCATCCATCTTTATCTCTATCCAATGCTGCACGATAAGCAGGATGTTTTTTTGATACGCCATTAGGATATTTTTTCCTCATTAACGTACAGTTTTTATAGTATTCCTTTGATTTACTCGTCTTTGTTGTTGATGTTTTAGGAACACTTGCTTTAGGCGTTGTTACTTTTGGAGATGTAGTTACTGAGCTTGGTTTCGTATTCTTTTTAGTAACTGTTTGTGTACTCCAAATATTTAATTTTTCAGCTTGTGCTTTGGATTGACTCGCTTTCAACATTTGTTCAAAAGTATTGTTAGGTGGATAAATATAAGTGACTCTAGCTAGACCTTGTCTTACTACCGCTTCATTTACCATTCTTCCATCAGCATACACATAAGCTAAATAACGTCCATATTTATCTGTTTTTTGACCTCTGTCAAATTGCACCTGAATTGTACGTGCATTTGCTAACATAGTAGTAGTGAAACGACTTGCCTCTGGTCCATATTTTTGAACAGGTTTACGAGGATCTTTAGTTTCAGGTGTATCGATAAGTAACAATCTGAAAGTTGTTACTTTACCTTTATATAATAATTGAACAGTGTCACCATCTACATCTCTAACGTATTTGACAGTTTCCTTTTTTAAGGCACCCGTTTGCGCATTTGCAATATGATGATTGTATGTATTACTAACGCCAGCCACAATTAATGTTAGACCGATAATAGCTATGACTCGTTTTTTACTTTTTAAAATAAAGAACAAAACACTAAATAAAATAAATATAATAACAAATAAAAATGTATTTCCCATTTATTTCCTCCTAAATAGTAATACATTTATTTTATACTAATTTTTATATGATTTACTATATTTTTTTGTAAAGATTTCTTTTTTAGTTTTTTGATATTTAAAATTACATTATTAAATAGATTTATTTCTATACATTTTATTTTCAAAAAAATAAAAAGTCCCTATTTCGTAAATATTAATAACCTTACTTACGATAATAGGGACTAATAGCTATAGTTTATTATTCAACTGAGAATAAGTATTGATAGATTGGTTGGCCACCATTGTGTTCTTCAACCTCAACATCTGGGTATTCTGTTTCAACCCAGTCAATTAACTGCGTAGAAATGTCTTCATTAGCATCTTCACCAGTAATAATTGTTAAGATTTCACTATCATCAGATAATAATTCATTTAATAAGCCAGTTACTGTTGCAAATTCATCCTTATTACTAGTCACGATTTTACTTTCAGCTAAACCCATAAACGCGCCTTTTTTTATTTCAACGCCATCAATTTTTGTGTCACGAACAGCAAAGGTAATTGAACCAGATTTAACTGTTTCAAGTGCTGTAGTCATATGTGATTGATTATCTTCTAATGATGATTCAGGATCATATTGGAATAATGCTGCAATACCTTGGGGTATCGATGTTGTTGGAATAACTATCGTATCAGCTTCGACGAGTTGTGCAGCTTGATCACTAGACATTCTTATATTTTTATTAT from Staphylococcus taiwanensis includes the following:
- a CDS encoding ribonuclease III, which gives rise to MTNPKKIEMVNDFQQQFSNKMNELGFTYNNTDLYQQAFSHSSFINDFNMDRLAHNERLEFLGDAVLELTVSRYLFDKHPNLPEGNLTKMRATIVCEPSLVIFANKIELNQLILLGKGEEKTGGRTRPSLVSDAFEAFVGALYLDQGLDVVWQFAEKVIFPYVEDNELIGVVDFKTQFQEYVHSQNRGDVTYRLIKEEGPAHHRLFTSEVILEQEAIATGQGKTKKESEQKAAESAYTKLKKTNN
- the ftsY gene encoding signal recognition particle-docking protein FtsY; this encodes MSFFKRLKDKFSTKSTDDIEQELSEDESTQSSDSSQDESSSEPAPKKKPRKLSEADFDDDGLISIEDFEEIEAQKMGAKFKAGLEKSRQNFQEQLNNLIARYRTVDEDFFEALEEMFITADVGFNTVMQLTEELRTEAQRRNIKETEDLREVIVEKIVEIYHQEDDQSEAMNLEDGRLNVILMVGVNGVGKTTTIGKLAHRYKMEGKKVMLAAGDTFRAGAIDQLQVWGDRVGVEVIRQSEGSDPAAVVYDAINAAKNKGVDILICDTAGRLQNKSNLMQELDKMKRVISRAVPDAPHEALLCLDATTGQNALSQARSFKEVTNVSGIVLTKLDGTAKGGIVLAIRNELHIPVKYVGLGEKLDDLQPFNPESYVYGLFADMIEQNEDIPDEVAELDFNNEDHPHGEK
- the fabD gene encoding ACP S-malonyltransferase, which translates into the protein MSKIAIVFPGQGAQKVGMAKDLYNEESNATDILNNAQHAVDFDLLETMFTDSESKLGETENTQPALLTHSIALLNALEGVNADFTMGHSLGEYSSLVAAGVLKFEDAVKIVRKRGQLMAQAFPNGVGSMAAVLGLSYEEVDKICKDLSTSEELIEPANINCPGQIVVSGHKSLIDKLVEEGKSLGAKRVLPLAVSGPFHSSMMQVIEKDFESYIDQFEWHDAQFPIVQNVHAQGETDADIIKQNMVKQLYSPVQFIQSTEWLIDQGVDHFIEIGPGKVLSGLIKKINRDVKLTSIQTLEDVKGWNENV
- the smc gene encoding chromosome segregation protein SMC, yielding MVYLKSIDAIGFKSFADHTNVQFDKGVTAIVGPNGSGKSNITDAIKWVLGEQSAKSLRGSKMEDIIFSGAEHRNAQNYAEVQLKLDNKARQLQVDADDIVVTRRLYRSGESEYYLNNDKARLRDITELFLDSGLGKEAFSIISQGRVDEILNAKPIDRRQILEESAGVLKYKKRKAESLQKLDSTEDNLSRVEDILYDLEGRVEPLKAEASIAKEYLQLSKEMKHSDVIVTVHDIDQYSEDNRELDHRLNELKSQQAEKEAKQAQLGQYLQKQKSKRQHIDSDVERLNYDLIKATEAYEKYTGQLNVLEERKRNQSETNARFEEELENLSEALTNAQKEKEAIVNQLTSLKEKRKQINNDVHHYESQLYVSDEQHDEKLESIKNNYYELMSEQSDVNNDIRFLEHTIKENEAKKTRLDSRLVEAFNQLKAIQTDIVNTDKKYKDTMKQLAHVESEIKKTEQQLSEAKRVQSEFEDKLYQAYRYTDKMRARIESLETQEEDYTYFFNGVKHVLKAKNQSLQGIHGAVAEIIDVPSELTQAIETALGASLQHIIVDTEKDGRQAIQFLKQKGLGRATFLPLNVIQSRHLTHDVKQIAQNSSGFINIASDAVKVKAQYQSIVENLLGTTIIVDHLKNANELARAIKYKTRIVTLEGDIVNPGGSMTGGGARKTKSILSQKDELTTMRKQLKNYESQTKDFEQQLQEQKNKVETFSDSYFKLSQQYNEVKEQSHNEALELDRLKTQEAHIKDEHEEFEFEKNDGYQSENSRITLSEKQARLASIKEELQQLEADIERFTKLSKEGKENTTQIQQQLNQKRSDLAVVKERINAQNDSLERIDKQISNTQQQLQNVEEKIELFNSDDMMGQQAFDKLKDNIKEKEQLRESITNQLKELKKQRVDVNEDVEIHEAQLQECHQDLLSIESFYQDIKAQQSKLDVLINHAIDHLNDEYQLTVERARNEYQSETPIDALRKKVKLTKMSIEELGPVNINAIEQFEEINERYTFLNEQRTDLREAKQTLEQIINEMDQEVKGRFKDTFLQVQAHFTTVFQSLFGGGHAKLELTDDDYLSAGVDIIVQPPGKKLQHLSLLSGGERALSAIALLFAILKVRSAPFVILDEVEAALDEANVIRYAQFLKELSIQTQFIVITHRKGTMEYSDRLYGVTMQESGVSKLVSVNLNTIDEVMKEEQA
- the fabG gene encoding 3-oxoacyl-[acyl-carrier-protein] reductase, whose amino-acid sequence is MKMSNKNALVTGASRGIGRSIALQLAEDGFNVAVNYAGNKEKAEAVVAEIKDKGVESFAIQANVAEGDEVKAMIKKVVNQFGSIDVLVNNAGITRDNLLMRMKEQEWDDVINTNLKGTFNCIQKVTPQMLRQRSGSIINLSSIVGAMGNPGQANYVATKAGIEGLTKSSARELASRGITVNAVAPGFIVSDMTDALNDDLKAQMLEQIPLSRFGEDKDIAYTVAFLASERAKYITGQTIHVNGGMYM
- a CDS encoding acyl carrier protein codes for the protein MENFDKVKDIIVDRLGVDADKVTEDASFKDDLGADSLDIAELVMELEDEFGTEIPDEEAEKINTVGDAVKYINSLEK